One genomic window of Candidatus Protochlamydia phocaeensis includes the following:
- a CDS encoding FAD/NAD(P)-binding protein, translated as MFTRGHRPSIAIIGGGFSGLLVLDNLIRLAYQAFDIFWIEKTENWARGVAYCTQESCHLLNVSAAQMGAYAHQSYDFYKWVIEHEKEWRLDPTLESVHLSQQAYLPRKLYGLYLNDIFAKARQQAKKKGIIVHCLQGEACNLEELGNRQMSLALTNGQKITCDILVLAIGAPTAKQPNFLKNLPVDHPFYLADIWSKHAFDQLLSVENRRLLNSQASILILGTGLTMVDACLSLFTRHFPGRVFALSSSGLLPEVHQEALSLYPIPHFWKRGSLTLLSLLKEIRKEIKAAAQIGYNWRAVIDALRPAIPHVWHHLSLKERSKFLRHLFSTWNKHRHRMAPSCGELVENQQKQGNLIVLSGNIQSIVYQTDQTFLVNYKTGNESHILTVQALLNCLGPELNISQNTNEILRNLQAKGYIKFDGLNKGLEVNASYQLKGLLEDRLYGIGNLLFGERLETTAVPELRSQADEIARHILKII; from the coding sequence ATGTTCACACGCGGACATCGACCTTCTATTGCAATTATCGGCGGCGGATTTTCCGGCCTGCTTGTTTTGGATAACTTGATTAGGTTAGCTTATCAAGCTTTTGATATTTTCTGGATTGAGAAGACAGAAAATTGGGCGCGAGGAGTTGCCTATTGTACGCAAGAAAGCTGCCATCTTCTTAATGTTTCAGCAGCTCAGATGGGTGCTTATGCTCATCAATCCTATGATTTTTATAAATGGGTGATCGAACATGAAAAAGAGTGGCGCCTTGACCCAACTTTAGAGTCTGTTCACTTATCACAACAAGCTTATTTGCCGCGCAAGTTATATGGCCTTTATTTAAATGATATCTTTGCCAAAGCCCGCCAACAGGCAAAGAAAAAGGGCATTATTGTCCATTGCTTGCAAGGGGAGGCTTGCAATTTAGAAGAGCTTGGCAATAGGCAAATGAGTTTAGCATTAACAAACGGACAAAAAATTACTTGTGATATTCTTGTATTGGCAATAGGCGCGCCAACGGCTAAGCAACCAAATTTTCTTAAAAATTTACCGGTTGATCATCCTTTTTACCTAGCAGATATTTGGTCAAAACATGCATTCGATCAGCTCCTCTCCGTAGAGAATAGGCGATTGCTTAATTCTCAAGCCTCTATTCTCATTTTAGGAACGGGCTTAACAATGGTGGATGCTTGCCTGAGTTTATTTACTCGGCATTTTCCAGGCCGAGTCTTTGCTTTATCTTCTAGTGGTCTCTTGCCCGAAGTGCATCAAGAAGCCCTCTCCTTGTATCCAATTCCTCATTTTTGGAAGCGCGGCTCATTGACGCTGTTAAGCTTACTTAAAGAGATAAGAAAGGAAATTAAGGCAGCCGCTCAGATTGGATATAATTGGCGAGCCGTCATTGATGCTCTGCGTCCGGCTATCCCGCATGTGTGGCATCATCTTTCGTTAAAAGAACGTTCGAAATTCCTGCGTCACTTGTTTAGTACTTGGAATAAACATCGGCATCGCATGGCTCCTAGTTGCGGAGAGTTAGTGGAAAATCAGCAAAAGCAAGGAAATTTGATTGTATTATCCGGCAATATTCAATCCATTGTTTATCAAACCGACCAAACTTTCTTAGTAAACTATAAAACGGGAAATGAATCCCATATTTTAACTGTACAAGCCCTCTTAAACTGCTTAGGGCCAGAACTGAATATTAGCCAAAACACGAATGAAATTCTAAGAAATTTGCAAGCCAAAGGATACATCAAATTTGATGGTCTAAATAAAGGGCTTGAAGTCAATGCTTCTTATCAATTGAAAGGTCTTCTAGAAGACCGCTTATATGGAATAGGCAATTTATTGTTTGGGGAAAGGTTAGAGACTACGGCTGTACCAGAACTGCGCTCCCAAGCAGATGAGATTGCGCGCCATATTTTA
- a CDS encoding lipocalin family protein: MLAKQLLLSFTFLCLLICGQVSGSDTPHLDTVAHVDLHRYMGTWYEIARLRDPWKWACAHNTLSIYTLKADGSIHIVTQCQTGNSPHEVERAEGSAVVMDQASNAKLKLIFPPFQRFNWVFSGEYWIIQLADDYSYAVVSEPTQTHVVILSRTPFLSEDVYQNILDKLVLQMPNLNILNLLKTQQDPLDSR; the protein is encoded by the coding sequence ATGCTCGCTAAGCAGCTTCTACTTTCCTTTACTTTTCTTTGCCTGCTCATTTGCGGACAAGTATCGGGATCGGACACGCCCCATTTAGACACTGTCGCCCATGTCGACTTACATCGTTATATGGGCACATGGTATGAAATTGCCCGCTTGCGTGATCCTTGGAAATGGGCATGCGCGCACAATACCCTGTCTATTTATACCTTAAAAGCAGATGGGTCCATTCACATTGTCACTCAATGCCAAACAGGCAATAGTCCTCATGAAGTAGAAAGAGCGGAAGGATCGGCTGTCGTGATGGATCAAGCGTCGAATGCTAAACTAAAGCTGATTTTTCCTCCTTTTCAGCGTTTTAACTGGGTATTTAGCGGAGAGTATTGGATCATTCAACTGGCCGATGATTACAGCTATGCTGTCGTAAGCGAACCGACTCAGACCCACGTGGTCATTTTGAGCCGCACTCCCTTTCTATCAGAAGATGTCTACCAGAACATCTTAGACAAATTGGTTTTGCAAATGCCTAATCTCAATATTCTGAATTTATTGAAAACCCAGCAAGATCCCCTGGATTCTAGATAG
- a CDS encoding SOS response-associated peptidase has translation MCGRFSLAIDDIEDLALRFHVPLPDTSVQPRYNIAPAQPLLTVAHVQGKRQLIPMLWGLVPHWNKSAKSSYTLINIRSESLTEKPLFKRYFEHQRCLVPADGFFEWKKAGTKKIPYRAIVKKEPIFAFAGLWDFITQPDGSKAYCFTILTTEANDLLRPIHDRMPVILLPDEEDKWLDPSIQVGAHLQPLLHPYPAKRMEVYEVSPKVNSWKNDTPECIEPKAN, from the coding sequence ATGTGCGGTCGCTTTTCACTTGCGATTGATGATATTGAAGATTTAGCCCTGCGCTTTCATGTCCCGCTTCCTGATACATCCGTTCAACCACGCTATAATATTGCTCCGGCCCAGCCTTTATTAACTGTCGCGCATGTTCAAGGGAAAAGGCAGCTCATCCCCATGCTTTGGGGACTCGTTCCTCATTGGAATAAATCGGCCAAATCAAGCTACACCCTCATCAATATTAGAAGCGAAAGCTTGACGGAAAAGCCTCTATTCAAGCGCTATTTCGAACACCAACGCTGCTTAGTCCCAGCCGATGGCTTCTTTGAATGGAAAAAAGCGGGAACAAAAAAAATTCCTTATCGAGCTATTGTTAAAAAAGAGCCTATTTTTGCTTTTGCCGGCCTATGGGATTTTATCACGCAACCAGATGGCAGCAAGGCCTATTGCTTCACTATTTTGACAACAGAAGCCAACGACTTGCTTCGCCCTATCCACGATCGTATGCCAGTTATATTGCTTCCCGATGAAGAAGATAAATGGCTGGATCCCTCCATTCAAGTGGGCGCTCATTTGCAGCCTTTATTGCATCCTTATCCAGCCAAGCGCATGGAAGTCTATGAAGTCTCTCCTAAGGTCAACTCCTGGAAGAACGACACTCCTGAGTGCATTGAACCCAAAGCGAATTAA
- a CDS encoding alpha/beta fold hydrolase, which yields MRKGRSFWEWPASFGKQAIHYIEQGEGEKHILLLHGFASHTYTWRYQIPFLAAEGYHVWALDYMGHGLSDKPAISYQFKHFLELIKSFMQAQGISKVHAIGNSMGGSLALALAANYPQMVCSLTLLDAVAYPFNMPFIAHVGKIGGKLLFPFINETAIRLFLRQIVSDPSHITQEQVQAYLLPFHLKGGKEALIEMIKHFDFQTMMQLYRRFSLVVQPLLVIWGKDDAFIPLSHFHRFGEDFPYAQSQLIAQAGHIPQEEQPKRVNEILGEFLNSCNKGLP from the coding sequence TTGCGTAAAGGACGCTCTTTTTGGGAGTGGCCAGCTTCTTTTGGCAAACAAGCCATTCATTATATCGAACAAGGCGAAGGTGAGAAGCATATCCTTCTCCTTCATGGCTTTGCTTCCCATACTTATACATGGAGATATCAAATTCCATTTTTAGCTGCCGAAGGCTATCATGTCTGGGCTTTGGATTACATGGGCCATGGGCTAAGCGATAAACCTGCGATTTCTTATCAATTTAAGCACTTTTTGGAATTGATCAAATCCTTTATGCAGGCGCAAGGGATTTCTAAAGTCCATGCTATCGGCAATTCAATGGGGGGCAGTCTAGCCTTAGCCCTGGCAGCAAACTATCCTCAAATGGTCTGTTCATTAACTTTGCTCGATGCAGTCGCCTATCCGTTCAATATGCCTTTTATAGCCCATGTTGGAAAAATAGGAGGAAAGCTCCTCTTTCCTTTTATTAATGAGACCGCCATCCGCTTATTCTTACGGCAAATCGTCTCTGATCCTTCTCATATTACTCAAGAGCAAGTACAAGCCTACTTGCTTCCCTTTCATCTCAAGGGGGGAAAAGAAGCCCTGATTGAAATGATCAAACATTTTGACTTCCAAACCATGATGCAGCTCTATCGCAGGTTTTCCCTTGTTGTCCAGCCACTTCTTGTTATATGGGGAAAAGATGATGCTTTTATTCCACTTTCGCATTTTCACCGCTTCGGAGAAGATTTTCCATATGCCCAATCGCAGCTTATCGCTCAGGCAGGGCATATTCCTCAAGAAGAACAGCCTAAACGTGTTAATGAAATTCTTGGCGAGTTTTTAAATTCCTGTAATAAGGGACTGCCCTAA
- a CDS encoding alpha/beta hydrolase: MRKIPSLFCPFFSLWLLVSSLFSLHSAFLFAQIDPSQPSDWSLQRTGIPQGRLARYQIKSRFLKNKRDIWVYTPAAYSPQERTYPLLIVFDGQAYVSDLIPTPTILDNLIANKAVPSLIAVFVSSIDQPSRNRELPCHAPFAAFLAKELLPWVKKNYAVTDRSAEMILAGSSYGGLAAAYAAVNYPHLFGNVLSQSGAFYWTIKDTKEPWLVQQLTANPRLPIRFYMDVGNRETGMDKDGISMVSINRRIRDLLQERGYSVSYAEFEGGHEYECWRQTLPKGLIALTRLFSRSLNDGREKN, encoded by the coding sequence ATGCGAAAAATCCCTAGCCTGTTTTGTCCATTCTTCAGTTTATGGCTCCTTGTTTCCTCTCTTTTTTCTCTTCATTCAGCTTTTCTGTTCGCTCAAATAGACCCTTCGCAACCCTCTGATTGGAGCCTGCAAAGAACAGGCATTCCGCAAGGCCGGCTGGCGCGTTATCAAATAAAAAGCCGGTTCTTAAAAAATAAACGGGACATCTGGGTCTATACGCCTGCTGCTTATTCTCCTCAAGAACGCACTTATCCTTTGCTGATTGTTTTTGATGGCCAAGCTTATGTAAGCGATCTGATTCCTACCCCCACCATTTTAGACAATTTAATTGCGAATAAAGCCGTTCCCTCTCTTATCGCTGTCTTCGTGAGCAGTATTGATCAACCTTCCCGCAATCGCGAATTGCCTTGCCATGCCCCTTTTGCAGCCTTTTTAGCTAAAGAATTACTGCCTTGGGTAAAAAAAAACTATGCAGTCACTGATCGGTCAGCTGAAATGATTCTAGCAGGGTCCAGCTATGGCGGGCTTGCTGCAGCTTATGCAGCTGTCAACTATCCTCATTTATTTGGAAATGTCCTTTCGCAATCGGGAGCCTTCTATTGGACAATCAAGGACACAAAAGAGCCCTGGCTTGTCCAGCAATTAACCGCCAACCCGCGTCTTCCCATTCGCTTTTATATGGATGTCGGCAATCGAGAAACCGGTATGGACAAAGATGGAATAAGCATGGTTTCTATTAATCGCCGCATACGCGATCTCTTGCAAGAGCGCGGATATTCTGTTTCATACGCAGAATTTGAAGGAGGGCATGAGTACGAATGCTGGCGGCAGACCTTGCCCAAAGGCCTGATCGCTCTTACGCGCCTTTTCTCGCGATCTTTAAACGATGGAAGGGAGAAAAATTAA
- a CDS encoding lipase maturation factor family protein — MLDPSSYTIISSLFPRLLGFVYFWAIGAFFFQIKGLIGSQGILPISDYLKLLKMHYGKRAYLYAPSLFWIKWSDRALVGLVVSGILVSICLMWGFYPSLCLVLLYCLYLSIVSVGQDFLSFGWEGFLLETTCYAFLISLTPVPNLMAWICINLLLFRFHVQAGAVKIQSRDVNWRNHTAIAYHYQTQPLPNTQAWYFHKLPLKFHQLSTILMFIIELIIPFGIFLTDTIRLGVFIALFGLQYAIWFTGNLSFLNYLTAILSTILLSNAVLSSFFALPPQSPPPLYLDISITIISLFFITLQLMRLWHHFYRNRQIGRWLNWFSSFHLVNPYGIFAVMTTERIEIIIEGSEDMHEWKEYLFYYKPSEITRRPRRISPYQPRLDWQAWFLPFSDFRDERWFQHLLFHLLKGTPDVLKLLRNNPFPDKPPKYVRALMYDYTFSSFKEKKEKGWWWKRTLVGAYSPIISLKQGH; from the coding sequence ATGCTTGATCCATCATCCTATACTATCATTTCATCCCTATTTCCCCGCCTGCTTGGTTTTGTTTATTTTTGGGCCATTGGCGCTTTTTTCTTTCAGATTAAAGGATTGATTGGAAGCCAGGGGATTCTGCCTATCTCAGACTACCTAAAGCTCTTAAAAATGCATTATGGTAAACGCGCCTATCTTTATGCCCCTTCGCTTTTTTGGATTAAGTGGAGCGATCGAGCGTTGGTGGGATTAGTCGTAAGCGGCATCCTTGTGTCCATTTGTTTAATGTGGGGATTTTATCCCTCTTTATGCCTTGTCTTGCTTTATTGCTTGTATCTTTCTATTGTCTCTGTGGGACAAGATTTCTTAAGTTTTGGCTGGGAAGGATTTTTGCTTGAGACAACGTGTTATGCCTTTCTCATAAGCTTGACCCCCGTTCCAAACTTAATGGCATGGATTTGCATTAATCTTCTTTTATTCCGCTTTCACGTGCAAGCCGGAGCAGTTAAAATTCAAAGCCGGGACGTCAACTGGAGAAACCATACGGCCATTGCTTATCATTACCAGACACAGCCGCTTCCCAATACGCAAGCCTGGTATTTTCATAAGCTCCCTTTGAAATTCCATCAATTGTCGACGATCCTGATGTTCATTATCGAGCTAATCATTCCCTTTGGCATATTTTTAACCGATACCATTCGCCTAGGAGTCTTTATTGCCCTTTTTGGACTCCAATACGCCATTTGGTTTACGGGCAATTTATCTTTTTTAAATTACTTGACGGCAATCCTTTCCACCATTCTGCTTAGCAATGCTGTTCTTTCTTCTTTTTTCGCTCTACCCCCTCAATCTCCTCCTCCCCTTTACCTTGATATTTCCATTACTATTATTAGCCTCTTCTTTATTACTTTGCAGCTCATGCGCTTATGGCATCACTTTTACCGCAACCGCCAGATCGGGCGCTGGCTTAACTGGTTTTCTTCCTTTCATTTGGTCAATCCTTACGGCATCTTTGCCGTGATGACCACGGAACGCATTGAAATTATCATAGAAGGAAGTGAAGACATGCATGAGTGGAAAGAATATCTGTTCTACTATAAGCCATCCGAGATTACACGCAGACCAAGAAGAATTTCGCCTTATCAGCCACGCCTAGATTGGCAGGCATGGTTCCTGCCTTTTTCGGACTTTAGGGATGAGAGATGGTTCCAACACCTGCTTTTTCATTTGCTTAAAGGAACTCCAGATGTCCTAAAGCTTCTGCGCAACAATCCGTTTCCCGATAAACCACCTAAATATGTCCGTGCTCTCATGTACGACTATACGTTCAGTAGTTTTAAAGAGAAAAAAGAAAAGGGATGGTGGTGGAAGCGGACCTTAGTTGGCGCCTACAGCCCCATCATTTCCCTCAAGCAAGGCCACTAA
- the trxA gene encoding thioredoxin — protein MKKHILSVFTVIGLVGLKGLPLMAGGEGFSQETQPLNMERESIVELNSSNFASEVLESEQPVVVDVYADWCYPCQCLKPIFESVSQTFSPTVKFAKVNYDWQSELADEYNVRCLPTLLFFYQGEVLFSLKGLVQQEELEGYIQAFLDSINSPGVLN, from the coding sequence ATGAAAAAGCATATCTTATCCGTTTTTACAGTGATAGGCCTGGTGGGCTTAAAAGGCCTTCCCTTAATGGCTGGAGGAGAAGGATTTAGCCAGGAGACGCAGCCATTAAATATGGAACGGGAAAGCATTGTTGAGTTAAATAGCAGCAATTTTGCTAGCGAAGTTTTAGAATCTGAGCAACCGGTTGTGGTTGATGTGTATGCGGACTGGTGCTATCCTTGCCAATGCCTGAAGCCTATTTTTGAGTCTGTTTCTCAGACCTTTAGTCCGACGGTTAAATTTGCCAAAGTTAATTATGATTGGCAATCGGAATTGGCAGATGAATATAATGTCAGGTGCCTTCCTACATTATTATTCTTTTATCAAGGAGAAGTGCTATTCAGCTTAAAAGGTTTAGTTCAGCAAGAAGAACTGGAAGGCTATATCCAGGCTTTCTTAGACAGTATTAATTCACCAGGCGTATTGAATTAA
- a CDS encoding serine hydrolase: protein MIKKLFFCLALLPFSSLLGQLASEKNSTMALIEQSIQRVMKQQNIPGIAVALLYEGHPSLLSFGWADPERRIPVTPSTLFEIGSITKVFTTTALAIEVLKGRMHLNDAVTKYFPAIKHPQAIDRVTLVELATHTSSLPRTLPALNRGRKPDQTFLIHFLENWTPAYPIGTRYAYSNLGFGVLGKAIAHAEGKTYEQTIQQWVTFPLDMTETVIFVPSDLRTHVARGYNKEGQPIPPSYKPMLNAGSGAIRSTSQDMLKFLEANLGLRGPIFLQKAMRFAQQGFFQVNPHLTLGLGWQRFQSPPWLIIDKNGGMAGFSSYIGFIPDKKIGIVLLANKSKTHLTTIGRQLLRRLARDLNGIPLSDD from the coding sequence ATGATCAAAAAACTTTTTTTTTGCTTAGCTTTGTTACCGTTTTCTTCTCTTTTGGGACAACTAGCAAGCGAAAAAAATTCAACAATGGCTCTCATTGAGCAGTCTATTCAACGGGTTATGAAGCAACAAAACATTCCGGGAATCGCTGTTGCTTTGCTCTATGAAGGCCATCCTTCTCTTTTGTCCTTTGGCTGGGCCGATCCTGAACGTCGGATTCCGGTCACTCCATCCACTCTTTTTGAAATTGGCTCTATTACCAAGGTATTCACGACTACTGCTCTAGCCATAGAAGTGCTGAAAGGAAGAATGCATTTAAATGATGCAGTCACAAAATATTTTCCAGCCATTAAACATCCCCAGGCGATCGATCGAGTCACTTTAGTCGAATTGGCGACACATACCTCCAGCTTGCCGCGGACTCTTCCCGCTTTGAATAGAGGCAGAAAGCCTGATCAAACTTTCCTCATTCATTTCTTGGAAAATTGGACGCCTGCATATCCCATCGGAACACGTTATGCGTATTCCAATTTAGGATTCGGCGTACTAGGCAAAGCCATCGCCCATGCCGAGGGTAAAACTTATGAGCAAACTATTCAGCAATGGGTGACTTTTCCTTTAGATATGACAGAGACTGTCATCTTCGTTCCATCGGATTTGCGAACGCATGTTGCTAGAGGGTACAACAAAGAAGGGCAACCCATTCCTCCTTCTTATAAGCCCATGTTAAATGCAGGAAGCGGAGCTATCCGTTCGACAAGCCAAGATATGCTCAAATTCCTGGAGGCTAATTTAGGGCTCAGAGGACCGATTTTTCTTCAAAAAGCGATGCGATTCGCTCAGCAAGGATTCTTTCAAGTCAATCCTCATTTAACTCTTGGCCTAGGCTGGCAGCGCTTTCAAAGTCCTCCCTGGTTGATTATCGATAAAAATGGAGGCATGGCAGGGTTTTCCAGCTATATTGGCTTTATCCCCGATAAAAAAATTGGAATTGTCTTATTAGCCAATAAAAGCAAAACGCACCTAACAACTATAGGAAGACAATTATTGCGAAGACTGGCGAGAGACCTGAATGGAATTCCCTTATCGGATGACTAG
- a CDS encoding DUF5615 family PIN-like protein: MKFLCDEMLARLGRWLRAAGYDTEIITRSLSDSAVYLLALQERRLLISRDRHFLEIDPRQEHVLWLKANELKECIQEINAKLPLNWLHHPFSRCLICNQMLVKADEQARKSVPKDIGEREKDSLLYCMHCQKTYWEGSHTRRMRETLTKWQNQREKSKD, from the coding sequence ATGAAATTTCTATGCGATGAAATGCTGGCGCGCTTAGGCCGTTGGTTGCGTGCGGCTGGATATGATACGGAAATTATCACGCGTTCGCTTTCCGACTCAGCCGTTTATCTCTTAGCTTTGCAAGAGCGGCGTTTATTGATTTCCCGCGATCGCCACTTTTTAGAGATAGATCCTCGGCAAGAGCATGTGCTTTGGCTGAAAGCCAATGAATTGAAAGAGTGTATACAAGAAATCAATGCGAAGCTTCCTCTCAATTGGCTTCATCATCCCTTTAGCCGTTGTTTAATCTGCAATCAAATGCTTGTCAAAGCAGATGAACAAGCTAGGAAAAGCGTTCCAAAAGATATAGGGGAGAGAGAAAAAGATTCCCTTTTGTATTGCATGCATTGTCAAAAAACATACTGGGAAGGAAGCCATACCAGACGCATGCGCGAAACGCTAACAAAATGGCAGAATCAAAGGGAAAAGAGTAAAGATTAA
- a CDS encoding aconitate hydratase — MPLFINPFHTLQTLEGKTERYHYYSLPELEKQGVGNIRRLPVSIRIMLESLLRNCDGKLVKEEDVVRLAKWSAVKPPDGDVPFVVSRVILQDFTGVPLLVDLAAMRDAVAAQGFDPGIIEPQVPVDLVIDHSVQVDRAGTDDAFLFNLKIEFQRNRERYSFLKWGQQAYKTFKVIPPGIGIVHQVNLEYIASVVTVKQQNGHYLVYPDTLVGTDSHTTMINGLGVVGWGVGGIEAEAAMLGQPVFLQMPEVIGVHLSGNLQEGVTATDLTLRITEMLRKEKVVGKFIEFFGEGAASLTVADRATIGNMAPEYGATMGFFPVDDKTLDYLRMTGREEKHVQLVRDYLEAQQLFGIPRKGEVDFTKVLELDLSEIRPCVSGPKRPQDRIDLIAVKERFQELLAAPISAGGYEKSPTDLLPKVSVHSDGSFILSHPHEWGGTESLLEKDAHPQSWGEVEMVTNRPYNPPVINPGYSEIVPSDLMLRHGSIVIAAITSCTNTSNPSVMIAAGLLAKKAVEKGLGINPLVKTSLAPGSRIVTDYLDNTGLQNYLNALGFQLVAYGCTTCIGNSGPLDETLEKAIKDYDIITASVLSGNRNFEARIHGAVKANFLMSPPLVIAYAIAGRIDIDLDKEPLGVDQAGHPVFLKDIWPSSQEIEEAIQRGLRPEMFKTRYSHILEDNPVWKEIITREGAQYDWEIASTYIQQPPYFEGFTLEPPKQKELKRMRVLALFGDSVTTDHISPAGSFKADSPAGKYLLSLGVKEREFNSYGSRRGNHLVMMRGTFANVRLRNKLAGDKEGGYTRLMPDNKEMAIFDACQIYSERKVPLIVFAGKDYGMGSSRDWAAKGSALLGVRAVVARSFERIHRSNLIGMGVLPLEFKDDQSWESLGITGEEQFSILGLENGLHPNQDLILEIERKQGKEQIAVIARLDTAIEVDYYHQGGILPYVLRQILASTEEKEDK; from the coding sequence ATGCCATTATTTATCAATCCCTTTCATACCTTGCAAACGCTTGAGGGAAAAACAGAGCGCTATCATTATTACTCGTTGCCTGAACTGGAAAAGCAAGGAGTGGGGAATATCCGACGCCTTCCTGTGTCTATCCGCATTATGTTGGAATCTCTCTTGCGCAATTGTGATGGGAAGCTCGTCAAGGAAGAAGATGTCGTTCGGTTGGCTAAATGGAGTGCTGTAAAGCCCCCAGATGGCGATGTCCCTTTTGTCGTCTCGCGCGTCATCTTGCAGGATTTTACGGGCGTTCCTTTACTTGTCGACTTAGCAGCAATGCGTGATGCCGTTGCTGCTCAAGGATTTGATCCGGGCATCATCGAACCCCAAGTGCCTGTCGACTTAGTCATTGACCATTCAGTCCAAGTTGACCGGGCAGGAACGGACGATGCTTTTCTTTTCAATTTAAAGATTGAATTCCAGCGCAATCGTGAACGCTATTCCTTCCTAAAATGGGGACAGCAAGCCTATAAGACCTTTAAAGTCATTCCGCCCGGAATTGGAATTGTACACCAGGTCAATTTAGAATACATTGCTTCTGTCGTGACGGTAAAGCAGCAAAATGGTCATTATCTTGTTTATCCCGACACATTGGTTGGAACAGATTCGCATACCACTATGATCAATGGACTGGGTGTAGTCGGTTGGGGCGTGGGGGGGATTGAAGCTGAAGCGGCGATGCTAGGGCAGCCTGTTTTTCTGCAAATGCCCGAAGTCATTGGCGTGCATTTGAGCGGAAACTTGCAAGAAGGAGTAACGGCAACAGATCTGACGCTGCGCATTACGGAAATGCTGCGCAAAGAAAAAGTGGTGGGAAAATTTATTGAATTTTTTGGAGAAGGAGCGGCTAGCCTAACGGTGGCCGATCGAGCGACGATCGGCAATATGGCGCCCGAATATGGAGCCACCATGGGATTCTTTCCGGTGGATGATAAAACCCTCGATTATTTGAGAATGACAGGCCGTGAAGAGAAGCATGTTCAACTTGTGCGAGACTATTTAGAAGCTCAGCAACTGTTCGGCATTCCTAGAAAAGGAGAGGTGGACTTTACCAAAGTCTTAGAGCTGGATTTAAGCGAAATCCGCCCTTGCGTGTCAGGCCCAAAACGTCCACAGGACCGCATCGACTTAATTGCTGTCAAAGAACGGTTTCAGGAATTGCTTGCGGCTCCTATCTCAGCCGGTGGATATGAAAAATCGCCCACAGATCTTCTGCCTAAAGTTTCTGTTCATTCGGATGGATCTTTCATCCTCTCCCATCCGCATGAATGGGGAGGAACCGAGTCTCTATTAGAAAAAGATGCTCATCCGCAAAGCTGGGGAGAGGTCGAAATGGTGACAAATAGGCCTTATAATCCTCCTGTCATCAATCCCGGTTATTCAGAAATTGTTCCTTCCGATCTTATGTTGCGACACGGATCCATTGTCATTGCAGCGATTACTAGCTGCACGAATACGAGCAATCCAAGCGTTATGATAGCGGCAGGTTTGCTAGCGAAAAAAGCCGTTGAAAAAGGACTTGGAATCAATCCTTTAGTCAAAACGAGCTTGGCGCCAGGTTCGCGCATTGTCACGGATTATTTAGATAACACGGGCCTTCAAAATTACTTAAACGCGCTTGGATTTCAATTAGTCGCCTATGGCTGTACGACGTGTATTGGCAATAGCGGACCATTGGATGAAACCCTTGAAAAGGCCATTAAGGACTATGATATCATCACAGCCAGCGTGCTGAGCGGCAACCGCAATTTTGAGGCGCGCATCCATGGCGCCGTTAAAGCGAATTTCCTCATGTCCCCTCCTTTGGTTATCGCCTATGCAATTGCCGGACGTATTGATATTGATTTGGATAAAGAGCCTTTGGGGGTAGATCAAGCAGGCCATCCTGTCTTTTTAAAGGATATTTGGCCTTCTTCTCAAGAAATTGAAGAGGCGATTCAGCGGGGATTGCGGCCAGAGATGTTCAAGACGCGTTATTCCCATATCTTGGAAGACAATCCCGTTTGGAAAGAAATCATCACTCGCGAGGGCGCTCAGTATGATTGGGAGATTGCCAGCACCTATATTCAACAACCTCCTTATTTTGAAGGATTTACTTTAGAGCCTCCCAAACAGAAAGAACTTAAGCGCATGCGGGTTCTGGCCTTATTTGGCGATTCGGTGACAACAGACCACATCTCACCGGCCGGATCTTTTAAAGCGGATTCTCCAGCAGGTAAATATCTGCTTTCCTTGGGAGTAAAAGAAAGAGAATTTAACAGCTATGGAAGTAGAAGGGGAAATCACCTGGTTATGATGCGTGGAACTTTTGCGAACGTGCGCTTGCGCAATAAGCTGGCAGGCGATAAAGAGGGCGGGTATACACGCTTAATGCCGGACAATAAGGAAATGGCGATTTTCGACGCTTGCCAAATTTATAGCGAAAGAAAAGTTCCCCTCATTGTTTTTGCAGGGAAAGACTATGGAATGGGCAGCTCGCGTGATTGGGCGGCTAAGGGGTCGGCTCTTTTAGGGGTCCGAGCCGTCGTTGCGCGCAGTTTTGAACGCATTCACCGCAGCAATTTAATCGGAATGGGCGTTCTACCGTTGGAATTTAAAGATGATCAAAGCTGGGAGTCTTTGGGAATTACAGGAGAAGAGCAGTTTTCTATCTTAGGCCTTGAAAACGGACTTCATCCCAATCAAGACCTTATTCTTGAAATTGAGCGCAAGCAAGGAAAAGAGCAGATAGCGGTCATTGCCCGGTTAGATACGGCAATTGAAGTAGACTATTATCACCAAGGCGGTATTCTGCCTTATGTGCTGCGTCAAATTTTAGCTTCCACTGAGGAAAAGGAGGACAAGTAA